Proteins from a single region of Fodinibius sp. Rm-B-1B1-1:
- a CDS encoding hotdog fold thioesterase, whose product MYIQPNIENRVEKFLSITEKNMGGALGISFTSFKSDEVTATMPVDENTIQPFGLLHGGASVALAETLASIGAWLNIEEEGKTAVGVEINANHVRSAQKGETVRGVSKPIHTGRQTQVWETKIFNEDEKLVCISRCTLAVVDI is encoded by the coding sequence ATGTATATCCAACCGAATATCGAAAATCGCGTTGAAAAATTTCTTTCTATCACAGAAAAAAACATGGGAGGTGCCCTTGGCATTTCGTTTACTTCTTTCAAATCGGATGAAGTAACGGCAACCATGCCGGTTGATGAAAATACCATTCAACCTTTCGGATTGCTTCACGGCGGCGCTTCTGTTGCTCTGGCCGAAACGCTGGCATCTATCGGAGCTTGGTTAAATATCGAAGAAGAGGGTAAAACGGCGGTAGGCGTGGAAATTAATGCTAACCATGTACGCTCGGCCCAAAAAGGAGAAACCGTTCGTGGCGTTTCCAAACCCATCCACACCGGACGTCAAACCCAAGTTTGGGAAACAAAAATTTTTAATGAGGATGAAAAATTGGTGTGCATATCGCGCTGTACGTTGGCAGTGGTAGATATTTAG
- a CDS encoding 3-hydroxyacyl-CoA dehydrogenase/enoyl-CoA hydratase family protein — MSTSKYDIQKVAVLGSGTMGSQIAAHCVNAGMQVWLLDLKDEESDNPNQTVIDNIAKLKKMNPSPLGLPEYADRIQPGNFSDDLDVLSEVDWVCEAIIEKMDIKKDMMAKIEEVRTENTIVSSNTSGLPIGKISEDCSDEFKAHFLGTHFFNPPRYMKLLEVIPTKSTADEVVEYMSRFCERDLGKGVVQCNDTPNFIANRIGIFSMASIMPHFFNGNFRAEEIDYLLGTLTGYSKAATFRTADMSGLDVIHHVATNLYPVIPDDERREVFNLPEAFEKMVENGKHGNKAGEGFYKKVRTDSGKEYKVINPKTGAYESQIDPEFESATDAKKKFESSEERLKFLVNQDDEVGQFLWEVHCDLLLYAANRVPEITDSVEAIDRAMKWGFNWELGPFERWDAIGVSESVERMQGEGLDVPQNVLDMLDSGREQFYNKDEGTVYNLATGEAENLSPPAEGAIRVTDLKSNNKEVFGNDSAGLYDLGDGIALFEFRTRKYTLGFELVQSLQKACDVVKEQFDGLVISHDGDNFTYGANLMEAMGAWQKGEKDRVRQAAKNFQDVAVGLRYQPFPVVVAPFGRSLGGGVEFLLHADKVVAAHELYCGLVEVGVGLLPAGGGTKEMLLRTMQGLIDDEQVDPMPNIKGKFKTIGMAKVSDGAPKARKYGYLRDSDSVVMNRDLLISNAKAEVRRMADAGYYPPEKPMIKVLGNEALSSLKMMLHIMHEANFITDYDKVVAEKVAYIMSGGDLSEPQEVPEDYLLRLEREAFLELLEDERTQARIEHMLKKGKPLRN, encoded by the coding sequence ATGTCTACGAGCAAATATGATATTCAGAAAGTAGCGGTACTTGGATCAGGAACCATGGGTAGTCAAATTGCGGCGCATTGCGTAAACGCTGGTATGCAAGTTTGGCTTTTAGATCTCAAAGATGAAGAGAGCGACAATCCCAATCAAACTGTGATCGACAATATTGCCAAGCTCAAGAAAATGAATCCATCGCCCCTGGGGTTGCCTGAATATGCTGATCGCATTCAGCCGGGTAATTTTTCGGATGATTTGGATGTACTTTCTGAGGTAGACTGGGTTTGCGAGGCCATCATCGAAAAGATGGACATCAAGAAAGATATGATGGCCAAAATTGAGGAGGTCCGCACGGAAAATACGATTGTGAGCTCCAATACTTCGGGCTTACCGATTGGCAAAATAAGCGAAGATTGTTCGGATGAATTTAAAGCTCATTTCTTGGGGACTCACTTTTTCAATCCGCCGCGTTATATGAAACTGCTTGAAGTTATTCCCACGAAATCTACTGCAGATGAGGTCGTGGAATATATGAGCCGTTTCTGTGAGCGCGATCTGGGCAAGGGCGTAGTGCAGTGCAACGATACGCCCAACTTTATTGCCAACCGCATTGGTATTTTCTCAATGGCCAGTATCATGCCCCACTTTTTTAATGGGAATTTTCGTGCCGAGGAGATTGATTATCTGTTGGGCACACTCACGGGCTATTCCAAAGCGGCTACTTTTCGAACAGCCGATATGTCTGGTTTGGATGTAATTCACCATGTAGCTACAAATTTATATCCCGTTATCCCCGATGACGAGCGACGCGAAGTGTTTAATCTGCCGGAAGCGTTTGAGAAAATGGTCGAAAATGGTAAGCACGGTAATAAAGCCGGCGAAGGTTTTTACAAGAAAGTCCGTACGGATTCTGGCAAAGAGTATAAAGTAATTAACCCCAAAACGGGAGCATACGAGTCGCAAATAGATCCTGAATTTGAAAGTGCAACTGATGCCAAGAAAAAGTTCGAATCATCTGAGGAACGACTGAAATTTTTGGTAAATCAGGATGATGAAGTGGGGCAGTTTTTATGGGAAGTTCATTGTGATTTGCTACTGTATGCGGCCAACCGTGTTCCCGAGATTACGGATTCGGTCGAAGCCATCGATCGTGCAATGAAGTGGGGCTTCAACTGGGAGTTAGGACCATTTGAACGATGGGATGCTATAGGGGTTTCCGAATCAGTTGAGCGCATGCAGGGTGAAGGTTTGGACGTCCCGCAGAATGTGTTGGATATGCTTGATAGCGGCCGTGAGCAGTTTTATAACAAGGATGAAGGTACGGTTTACAATCTGGCAACCGGAGAGGCTGAGAATTTGAGTCCGCCCGCAGAGGGAGCAATTCGTGTAACGGATCTCAAATCTAACAATAAAGAAGTGTTTGGCAATGACAGCGCTGGGTTGTACGATCTTGGGGATGGTATTGCCCTTTTCGAATTCCGTACCCGAAAATACACGCTCGGCTTCGAGCTAGTTCAGTCGCTACAGAAAGCTTGTGATGTGGTAAAAGAACAATTTGATGGGCTGGTTATTAGTCATGATGGGGACAACTTTACCTACGGCGCGAATTTGATGGAAGCCATGGGGGCCTGGCAAAAAGGGGAGAAAGATCGGGTGAGACAGGCAGCAAAGAATTTCCAGGATGTGGCAGTTGGATTGCGTTATCAACCGTTTCCTGTAGTAGTTGCTCCCTTTGGTAGATCGCTTGGGGGTGGAGTAGAATTTCTTCTTCACGCTGACAAGGTAGTGGCTGCCCATGAACTTTACTGTGGACTCGTAGAAGTGGGCGTTGGGTTGCTTCCAGCAGGAGGAGGAACGAAAGAAATGTTACTACGCACCATGCAAGGTCTGATAGATGATGAGCAGGTTGATCCCATGCCGAATATTAAGGGGAAATTTAAAACGATTGGCATGGCCAAAGTATCTGACGGAGCCCCCAAAGCCAGAAAATATGGCTATCTGCGTGATTCCGATTCTGTTGTGATGAATCGTGACTTGCTGATTTCAAATGCCAAGGCGGAAGTCCGGAGAATGGCCGATGCGGGTTATTATCCGCCTGAAAAGCCTATGATAAAGGTACTTGGGAACGAGGCATTAAGTTCGCTTAAGATGATGCTGCATATTATGCACGAGGCCAATTTTATCACCGACTATGATAAAGTGGTGGCTGAAAAAGTGGCTTATATTATGAGCGGTGGTGATCTGAGCGAACCACAAGAAGTGCCTGAGGATTATCTGTTGCGACTTGAACGAGAGGCTTTTTTAGAACTATTGGAGGATGAGCGAACCCAAGCCCGGATTGAGCACATGCTCAAGAAAGGTAAACCATTGAGGAATTAG
- a CDS encoding SDR family oxidoreductase, which yields MFAEDTLVNQTILITGGGSGLGLAMAKKFASLGSNIAICGRTEEKLQKAVKEIENDANDSTAKYYVADVRDYDRIEEMIGEIISDFGNMTGLVNNAAGNFLSASEDLSPGGFKAVVDIVLHGSFNCTHVFGNYLINNEKEGNILNMVTTYSEDTGSAFVLPSACGKAGVLAMTRSLAYEWATYGIRLNAIAPGPFPTKGAWERLVPDESAEKKFLSKIPAGRYGDKEELANLAAFLMSDLAPYITGESVVIDGGERLSAGQFNFIDKLGSRDELKKFFKMMHKK from the coding sequence ATGTTTGCAGAAGATACGTTAGTAAATCAAACGATTTTAATTACCGGTGGCGGTAGTGGTTTGGGATTAGCGATGGCTAAGAAGTTTGCCTCACTTGGTAGTAATATTGCTATTTGCGGTCGAACCGAAGAAAAGCTTCAAAAGGCAGTCAAAGAGATTGAGAACGATGCGAATGATAGTACTGCCAAATATTATGTGGCTGATGTCCGTGATTATGATCGGATTGAGGAGATGATTGGCGAAATTATATCCGATTTTGGAAATATGACCGGTCTTGTTAATAATGCGGCGGGCAATTTTCTGTCAGCTTCCGAAGATCTTTCGCCCGGTGGATTTAAAGCTGTGGTCGATATTGTACTTCATGGCTCATTTAACTGTACGCATGTCTTTGGCAACTACCTCATTAATAATGAAAAAGAGGGTAATATTTTGAATATGGTCACGACCTATTCTGAGGATACCGGATCGGCGTTTGTGCTTCCATCCGCATGCGGAAAAGCAGGGGTATTGGCTATGACCCGATCACTGGCCTATGAATGGGCAACGTATGGCATCCGACTCAATGCGATAGCTCCGGGTCCATTCCCAACCAAAGGTGCCTGGGAGCGGTTGGTTCCAGATGAAAGTGCAGAAAAAAAATTCTTATCAAAGATTCCCGCTGGACGGTATGGTGACAAAGAAGAGTTGGCAAATTTGGCGGCTTTCCTGATGTCTGATTTGGCTCCTTATATCACCGGAGAATCGGTGGTAATTGATGGTGGTGAGCGTTTATCTGCTGGACAGTTTAATTTTATTGATAAGTTGGGATCTCGGGATGAGCTAAAGAAGTTTTTCAAGATGATGCATAAGAAATGA
- a CDS encoding PspC domain-containing protein: MGARLRKSRTDRMITGVCGGIAEYLGWDPTLIRIIFVVLTFLGSGTPILLYFILALVMPD; this comes from the coding sequence ATGGGAGCTCGTTTAAGAAAATCTCGCACAGACCGAATGATTACCGGCGTTTGTGGCGGCATCGCAGAATACTTAGGATGGGATCCAACGTTGATCAGAATAATTTTTGTAGTTCTCACTTTCCTTGGATCGGGTACTCCCATATTGCTTTATTTTATCCTTGCATTGGTAATGCCTGATTAA
- a CDS encoding class I adenylate-forming enzyme family protein, whose product MDFKELQKKIDHARNISGELPTLPFQDISGLLGARSEKKTEYLIYIDENDNRIEVTYAEFYQQVLDCARFLQNRGLSRGDRVATIAHNHWHTVVQYFAAWLLGLVVVPINLGEDDERIAYILENGEVELAFVRTEYRERFRGILEQYEYLKNVEWIVCEGEIENFTSQKGDLELPKDSLAESEALIVFTSGTTGAPKGVVLSQRNLLEDARSIANWHQIDAQTRMMCVLPIHHVNGTVVTLITPFFVGSSTVLNQKFRTSRFFPLIKEEGVHIVSMVPTLLQYLNNYYVDRDSPNTSSLQHVICGAGPLTVKVAKTFEDRFDIPIMHGYGLSETTCYSCFLPIYLDREEHKKWIADYGYPSIGVPIPANEMAIHDEDGNALQEQERGEIVIRGVNVMLEYYNNQEANEKTFKNGWFRSGDEGFYVDDEQGRSYFFITGRLKELIIRGGVNLAPLEIDEVINKAPGVKAGIAVGFENDWYGEEVGAYVQLKEGVEEDEEAILEFCREHLPFSKSPKVVVFGNQIPVTSTGKYQRRKVVHHFEDWKDVQFREE is encoded by the coding sequence ATGGATTTTAAAGAGCTTCAGAAAAAAATAGATCACGCACGAAATATATCAGGAGAATTACCGACCTTGCCATTTCAAGATATTTCTGGCTTGTTAGGGGCTCGTTCGGAGAAAAAGACAGAGTATCTGATCTATATTGATGAAAATGATAACCGTATTGAAGTTACCTATGCAGAATTTTACCAGCAGGTGCTTGACTGTGCTCGTTTTTTACAAAATCGTGGATTAAGTCGAGGGGATCGTGTAGCGACTATTGCTCATAATCACTGGCACACAGTGGTCCAATATTTTGCCGCTTGGTTATTGGGATTAGTGGTAGTGCCTATAAATTTGGGGGAAGATGATGAGCGCATTGCCTATATCCTGGAAAATGGAGAAGTAGAGCTGGCATTTGTACGCACGGAATATCGTGAGCGATTTCGAGGCATCCTGGAACAATATGAATACTTGAAAAATGTAGAGTGGATTGTTTGTGAAGGAGAGATCGAAAACTTTACTTCTCAGAAAGGTGACTTAGAGCTGCCAAAAGATTCCCTGGCTGAATCCGAAGCCCTGATTGTGTTTACATCTGGAACCACAGGCGCACCTAAAGGGGTTGTTTTAAGTCAACGTAATCTGCTTGAAGACGCCCGCAGTATTGCCAACTGGCACCAGATAGATGCCCAAACACGTATGATGTGCGTGTTGCCGATCCATCATGTAAATGGTACGGTGGTTACGCTTATTACACCCTTTTTCGTTGGTAGTTCAACGGTGCTTAATCAAAAATTTAGAACCAGTCGATTTTTTCCTCTTATCAAAGAGGAAGGTGTTCATATCGTAAGCATGGTGCCTACATTGCTACAGTATCTCAATAATTATTATGTGGATAGGGATAGCCCCAATACCTCGTCGTTACAACATGTGATATGTGGTGCGGGGCCACTGACTGTCAAAGTAGCTAAAACCTTTGAAGATCGATTTGATATCCCCATTATGCACGGCTACGGACTTTCTGAGACGACCTGTTACTCTTGTTTTTTACCTATTTATTTGGATCGGGAAGAACACAAAAAATGGATAGCTGACTACGGGTATCCGAGTATTGGTGTACCTATTCCAGCGAATGAAATGGCGATCCACGATGAGGATGGTAATGCGCTACAGGAGCAGGAGCGTGGTGAAATTGTGATCCGTGGCGTGAATGTGATGTTGGAGTACTATAACAATCAGGAAGCCAATGAAAAGACATTTAAAAACGGCTGGTTTCGTAGTGGTGATGAGGGATTTTATGTGGATGATGAGCAAGGACGATCATACTTTTTTATTACCGGTCGGTTGAAAGAACTCATCATCCGAGGTGGTGTGAATCTTGCGCCGCTTGAAATTGATGAGGTGATAAATAAAGCACCAGGCGTCAAGGCCGGTATTGCCGTGGGATTTGAAAACGATTGGTATGGAGAAGAAGTGGGAGCTTATGTCCAGCTTAAAGAGGGTGTTGAAGAGGATGAAGAAGCCATTTTGGAATTTTGTCGAGAGCACTTGCCATTTTCAAAGTCTCCCAAAGTGGTTGTTTTTGGGAATCAAATACCGGTGACCTCAACGGGAAAGTACCAGCGTAGAAAAGTGGTTCATCATTTTGAGGATTGGAAGGATGTGCAGTTTCGGGAGGAATGA
- a CDS encoding acetyl-CoA C-acyltransferase has protein sequence MKQAVIVAAARTPTGKANKGSLRFTPPDTLGGEVIKNVLEQAPNLQPEQVDDVILGCAFPEAAQGLNIARQAAALGGLPPSVPAATMNRFCSSGLQTIAQAAERIMVGGADVIIAGGVESMSLVPMGGYVSRLNSDLVDNYPEIYINMGLTAENVADKYDVSREDQDAFAYRSHQRALKAWDQGYFDDQIVPIEVKEKKVTADGEVEETEFIFDTDEGPRSDTSEEILAKLNPAFKQGGSVTAGNSSQMNDAAAAVMVMSRQKAEELGLKPIAKYHGFSVAGVPPEIMGIGPVEAVPKVLKQTGFDLGDIDLIELNEAFAAQSLAVIRELGLDEDIVNINGGAIAMGHPLGCTGAKLTTQILYDLKRLDKQFGMVTMCVGGGMGAAGIFENLN, from the coding sequence ATGAAACAAGCCGTAATTGTTGCTGCTGCGCGAACGCCAACTGGAAAAGCAAATAAGGGATCACTACGATTTACGCCGCCTGATACATTGGGAGGAGAAGTGATCAAAAATGTATTAGAGCAAGCCCCGAACTTGCAGCCCGAACAGGTAGATGATGTGATTTTGGGATGTGCCTTTCCCGAGGCGGCTCAGGGATTGAATATCGCACGTCAAGCTGCTGCTTTGGGAGGATTGCCACCGTCAGTTCCAGCCGCTACGATGAATCGATTCTGTTCTTCGGGATTGCAAACTATAGCCCAGGCCGCCGAACGCATTATGGTTGGTGGGGCGGATGTTATTATTGCCGGTGGAGTAGAGTCGATGTCGCTCGTGCCCATGGGCGGATATGTATCACGATTAAATTCTGATTTGGTAGATAATTATCCCGAAATTTATATCAATATGGGGTTGACGGCTGAGAATGTGGCTGATAAATATGATGTCAGTCGTGAAGATCAGGATGCTTTTGCTTATCGCAGTCACCAACGTGCGCTGAAGGCGTGGGATCAAGGCTATTTTGATGATCAGATTGTACCCATCGAGGTAAAAGAGAAAAAGGTTACGGCCGATGGAGAAGTAGAAGAAACGGAATTTATATTTGATACCGATGAAGGCCCGCGGAGTGATACTTCGGAGGAAATTCTGGCTAAGCTAAATCCTGCCTTCAAGCAAGGGGGCTCGGTTACAGCTGGAAATTCATCCCAAATGAATGATGCAGCTGCTGCCGTTATGGTAATGAGTCGCCAAAAAGCAGAAGAGCTTGGACTGAAACCCATTGCCAAATATCACGGTTTTTCAGTAGCTGGGGTGCCACCCGAAATTATGGGTATTGGGCCAGTCGAAGCAGTGCCGAAAGTGCTAAAGCAAACTGGATTTGATTTGGGTGATATTGATTTGATTGAATTAAATGAAGCATTTGCCGCTCAATCATTGGCCGTTATTCGTGAGTTAGGTCTGGACGAAGATATCGTTAATATTAACGGTGGGGCTATTGCCATGGGGCATCCACTTGGCTGTACTGGCGCAAAGCTCACGACGCAGATTTTATACGATCTCAAGCGTCTTGACAAACAGTTCGGTATGGTAACTATGTGTGTGGGCGGTGGTATGGGTGCAGCCGGTATTTTTGAGAACTTGAATTAA
- a CDS encoding long-chain fatty acid--CoA ligase, translating into MAYDPTTIITEIEKGIKKHDKEVFISTKRNGEWVDTSKEEFQEKVRKLALGLYELGVRAGDKVSLHSENSAEWVICDQAILSLGAVNVPIYTTQPGEQIKYILKNSDAKVHIVSNDDLFADTKPIVKGIENVKAIISIFGSKHDKLKDFDDILEMGAKKHEENPGLFEELCSQVDPDDLASLIYTSGTTGDPKGVMLTHNNIASNLLASLERVPFNEEVGEGERMLSYLPLSHVFERMITYMYLRMGYPIYYIEDVDEIRDDFAHVQPYYFATVPRLLEKIHTGVKVKGQEMSGLKKQLYYWAINRAEEYDPENPPSGLDAIKHKIADKLVYSKIRELFGENLLGMVSGGAALSNNLFRFMNALGFVCMQGYGLTETSPVLSVHDEDHMRIGSSGTPLSNVDIKIADDGEILAKGPNVMKGYYNNPEKTNEVFTDDGWFMTGDVGKLEDNYLFITDRKKSVFKLSTGKYVAPQTIENLLSESGFIDQAMVIGYQRKFCSALIVPDYGNVKKRLKGQGRSISDPANEDPEVRKLIQREVNKVNNELSPWETVKKFVLLETPFSIDSGELTPTLKVKRPVVKERYEDEIESMYADVEEKSAAEK; encoded by the coding sequence ATGGCTTACGATCCAACTACCATCATTACTGAAATTGAAAAGGGTATAAAAAAGCATGATAAAGAAGTTTTTATATCCACCAAACGCAATGGGGAATGGGTGGATACTTCGAAAGAGGAGTTCCAAGAAAAGGTTCGGAAGTTAGCGCTGGGATTATACGAGCTTGGAGTACGGGCTGGCGATAAAGTGAGTTTGCATTCTGAAAACAGTGCTGAATGGGTTATTTGCGATCAGGCTATCCTTTCTCTCGGAGCGGTTAATGTGCCTATTTATACCACACAACCTGGCGAACAGATTAAGTATATTCTCAAAAATTCAGATGCAAAGGTTCATATTGTTTCGAATGATGACCTATTTGCAGATACCAAGCCGATTGTGAAAGGAATTGAAAATGTAAAGGCTATTATTTCAATTTTTGGATCAAAGCATGATAAACTGAAAGATTTTGATGATATCCTGGAGATGGGGGCCAAAAAGCACGAAGAAAATCCAGGATTATTTGAAGAATTGTGCTCACAGGTGGATCCTGATGACTTGGCGTCGTTAATTTACACTTCCGGCACGACCGGCGATCCCAAAGGAGTGATGTTGACGCACAACAATATTGCTTCGAATTTGTTGGCTTCGCTGGAGCGTGTTCCTTTTAATGAGGAAGTAGGTGAAGGTGAGCGTATGCTTTCGTACTTGCCACTCTCGCATGTTTTTGAGCGGATGATCACTTATATGTATCTGAGAATGGGATATCCTATTTACTACATTGAGGATGTGGATGAGATACGCGACGACTTTGCACATGTTCAACCCTATTATTTTGCAACGGTACCGAGATTGTTGGAGAAAATTCATACGGGAGTTAAGGTAAAGGGGCAGGAGATGAGCGGACTCAAAAAGCAGCTCTACTATTGGGCTATTAACCGGGCCGAAGAGTACGACCCCGAAAACCCGCCCAGTGGACTTGATGCCATCAAGCACAAAATTGCAGATAAGTTGGTTTATTCGAAAATACGAGAGTTATTTGGTGAAAATCTCCTTGGCATGGTGAGCGGCGGTGCAGCCCTGTCGAATAACTTATTCCGATTTATGAATGCGCTTGGCTTTGTCTGTATGCAGGGCTATGGACTTACGGAAACATCACCGGTGTTGTCAGTTCATGATGAAGACCACATGCGCATAGGCAGTTCGGGAACGCCATTATCTAATGTAGATATTAAAATTGCGGATGACGGCGAAATCCTGGCCAAAGGTCCAAATGTGATGAAGGGATACTATAATAACCCCGAAAAAACCAATGAGGTCTTTACCGATGATGGCTGGTTTATGACTGGTGATGTGGGCAAGCTGGAAGACAATTATTTGTTTATTACGGATCGTAAAAAGTCAGTTTTTAAATTGTCAACCGGAAAATATGTGGCACCTCAAACGATTGAAAACTTGCTCAGTGAAAGCGGTTTTATTGATCAGGCAATGGTGATTGGCTATCAGCGAAAATTTTGTTCTGCTCTCATTGTTCCTGATTATGGAAACGTCAAAAAACGACTAAAAGGACAGGGAAGATCAATTTCTGATCCTGCCAATGAAGATCCAGAGGTCCGTAAGCTTATTCAGCGTGAGGTTAACAAAGTGAATAATGAGCTTTCGCCGTGGGAGACCGTCAAAAAGTTTGTACTTCTTGAAACACCATTTTCTATTGATTCTGGTGAGCTTACACCTACGCTGAAAGTTAAACGCCCAGTTGTGAAAGAACGTTATGAAGATGAGATCGAATCGATGTATGCTGATGTAGAGGAGAAATCGGCAGCTGAAAAGTAA
- a CDS encoding CDP-alcohol phosphatidyltransferase family protein has protein sequence MKKAAAYGVHLFTALGAGLGLWALILTYNGYYQETVWVLAIAAIIDSVDGGLARLTQTKEHAPAIDGALMDNIVDFITWTIAPLLWIFATMEIPVWVLLICAVASVFGFSNTKAKTEDHFFFGFPSYWNIVVFYIFLLNLPTIFASAILLMFAFVTFVPVKFVYPSRTKFLRPITLILGSIFTLQLIAMLYYFDHSPPLLIYSSFIFPFYYFGLSFYVNLKTVETSH, from the coding sequence GTGAAAAAGGCAGCAGCGTACGGGGTCCATCTATTTACTGCTTTAGGTGCAGGACTTGGCTTATGGGCACTCATATTAACATATAATGGATATTATCAAGAAACGGTATGGGTATTAGCCATTGCCGCCATTATCGATTCTGTGGATGGGGGGTTAGCACGGCTTACCCAAACCAAAGAACATGCCCCAGCTATTGACGGCGCCCTGATGGATAATATCGTTGACTTTATTACATGGACGATCGCTCCTCTACTCTGGATTTTTGCCACCATGGAAATCCCCGTATGGGTTCTACTCATTTGTGCTGTAGCCAGTGTATTCGGATTTTCAAATACAAAAGCTAAAACAGAAGATCACTTTTTTTTCGGCTTCCCCTCATACTGGAATATTGTCGTCTTTTATATATTCTTACTTAATTTACCCACCATATTTGCCTCAGCTATTTTGTTGATGTTCGCTTTCGTAACCTTCGTGCCAGTAAAATTTGTATATCCGTCACGAACTAAATTCTTACGACCTATTACACTTATTCTCGGCTCTATTTTCACATTACAGCTGATAGCCATGCTGTATTATTTTGATCATTCTCCCCCTCTATTAATTTACAGCTCATTCATCTTCCCGTTCTACTACTTTGGATTGTCTTTTTATGTTAACCTAAAAACGGTTGAAACATCCCATTAA
- a CDS encoding protein-L-isoaspartate(D-aspartate) O-methyltransferase has product MKKLNYLLVLLITGAGLWLTLDKPAPLPPDQLTPPSSVDTVLTDTLHWNHPRFDQRKEERHQMVEDDIISRGITDSSIIAAMKHVPRHFFVPKNHQNLAYSDRPLPIGHDQTISQPYIVAYMTKSLEVEPGEKVLEIGTGSGYQAAVLSELTPHVYTIEIVKPLGDQAIRRFKILGYHTIQTKIGNGYTGWPKYAPFDKIILTAAPQEIPQPLIDQLAPGGIMIAPIGSVDSNQILTKITKDEKGNLSRQKMLPVRFVPMTGKSQKQ; this is encoded by the coding sequence ATGAAAAAGCTTAATTATCTTCTCGTTTTGCTTATTACTGGGGCGGGACTTTGGCTCACACTCGACAAACCAGCCCCTCTTCCACCAGATCAACTAACACCCCCATCTTCTGTAGACACTGTTTTGACTGACACCCTCCATTGGAATCACCCGCGCTTTGATCAGCGCAAAGAGGAGCGACACCAAATGGTAGAAGATGATATTATCAGCAGAGGGATTACAGACTCATCTATTATTGCAGCGATGAAACACGTCCCACGCCATTTTTTTGTCCCAAAAAATCACCAAAATTTAGCCTATTCCGACCGACCATTGCCAATTGGACATGATCAAACAATATCTCAACCCTATATTGTTGCCTATATGACCAAATCGCTTGAGGTTGAACCTGGAGAAAAGGTGCTCGAAATTGGTACGGGCAGCGGCTACCAGGCTGCCGTGTTATCCGAATTAACCCCACATGTTTACACTATTGAAATTGTAAAGCCACTGGGCGATCAAGCTATTCGTCGATTTAAGATACTCGGCTATCACACCATCCAAACAAAAATTGGCAATGGCTATACAGGATGGCCTAAGTATGCCCCTTTTGACAAGATCATACTAACTGCCGCTCCTCAAGAGATTCCCCAACCATTAATAGATCAACTGGCACCTGGTGGTATTATGATTGCCCCCATCGGTAGTGTGGACAGCAATCAAATTCTAACCAAAATCACCAAAGATGAAAAGGGTAACCTGTCGCGACAAAAAATGCTGCCCGTTCGTTTTGTGCCGATGACGGGGAAATCCCAAAAGCAATAA